A section of the Oryza sativa Japonica Group chromosome 1, ASM3414082v1 genome encodes:
- the LOC4327378 gene encoding coatomer subunit zeta-3: protein MESCPSVKNILVLDSEGKRVAVKYYSDDWPSLSSKQAFEKSVFAKTQKTSARTEAEIVMFDSYFVVYKFIQDLHFFVTGGDEENELILASVLQGFSEAIDYLLRNKVHRRAALENLDLIFLCLDEVVDGGIVLETDAKAILEKVSGHGLEGSGSLTEQKLSSALATAREHFARSIFS from the exons ATG GAATCCTGTCCTTCGGTGAAGAACATTCTTGTGCTGGATTCCGAAGGGAAGCGCGTGGCGGTGAAGTACTACAGCGATGACTGGCCCTCTTTGTCCTCGAAGCAAGCTTTCGAGAAGTCGGTCTTTGCTAAAACCCAGAAAACGAGCGCTAGAACAGAAG CTGAGATAGTAATGTTTGACAGTTACTTCGTTGTATACAAGTTCATCCAAGATCTACACTTTTTTGTAACTGGAGGTGATGAAGAGAATGAGCTCATTTTAGCATCTGTTCTTCAGGGCTTCTCTGAAGCTATTGATTACCTTCTCAG AAACAAAGTGCACAGAAGGGCTGCGCTTGAAAACTTGGATCTTATCTTCTTATGCCTTGACGAAGTTGTTGATGGAGG GATTGTTCTGGAAACAGATGCAAAGGCGATTCTTGAAAAGGTATCAGGTCATGGATTGGAAGGATCCGGGTCTCTCACTGAGCAG AAGTTAAGCAGTGCCCTAGCAACGGCAAGAGAACACTTTGCGAGATCTATTTTCAGCTGA
- the LOC4327377 gene encoding zinc finger protein ZAT12 has product MSKRSRSMWDMQEFVGSVDTARVLMLLAQQSQHGLLGGGGFAAGAQPVVVRGGAHDRVFECKTCNRQFPTFQALGGHRASHKRPRQQQQHALGGGAGADDAGLCLGRQPTPPRPQPAKPRVHECPVCGLEFPIGQALGGHMRRHRAEAEAAATTTTTTTKNGDVGKAAAVKACDGGGVCLDLNLTPSENRAKCRNVVGLGAGGQGVHKALAMLDCFL; this is encoded by the coding sequence ATGAGCAAGAGGAGCAGGAGCATGTGGGACATGCAGGAGTTCGTCGGCAGCGTGGACACGGCCCGCGTGCTGATGCTCCTCGCGCAGCAGAGCCAGCACGGCctgctgggcggcggcggcttcgccgccggcgcgcagccggtggtggtgcgcggcggcgcgcacgacCGCGTGTTCGAGTGCAAGACGTGCAACCGGCAGTTCCCGACGTTCCAGGCGCTCGGGGGCCACCGCGCCAGCCACAAGCGGccgaggcagcagcagcagcacgcgctcggcggcggcgccggcgccgacgacgcggGGCTATGCCTCGGGAGgcagccgacgccgccgcggccgcagcCGGCGAAGCCGAGGGTGCACGAGTGCCCCGTCTGCGGGCTCGAGTTCCCCATCGGGCAGGCGCTCGGCGGGCACATGCGTCGGCACCGCgcggaggccgaggcggcggcgacaacgacgacgacgacgacgaagaacgGCGACGTAGGCAAGGCGGCGGCCGTGAAggcctgcgacggcggcggtgtctGCCTGGACTTGAACCTGACGCCGTCGGAGAACCGCGCAAAGTGCCGGAACGTGGTGGGTCTCGGCGCCGGCGGGCAGGGCGTACACAAGGCGCTCGCCATGTTGGATTGTTTCCTTTGA